One region of Astyanax mexicanus isolate ESR-SI-001 chromosome 15, AstMex3_surface, whole genome shotgun sequence genomic DNA includes:
- the LOC103024156 gene encoding pancreatic secretory granule membrane major glycoprotein GP2 isoform X30 yields MGYPPSLCLAALLFLNIVTTNGLPATTVQTTNLMGTTTGNRTTTVQSTGLTGTTPGSPTTTVPSTVFTGPTTGRPTTTVQSTGLTSPTTGRPTTTVQSTGLTSTTTGRPTTTVQSTGLTSTTSGSPTSTVQSTVFTGTTTGRPTTTVQSTGLTSTTTGRPTTTVQSTGLTSPTTGSPTTTVQSTVFTDTTTGRPTTTDQSTVFTACSALNCTAREECKARSGIYGCACANNNPRFNAATFDAYNYCNSSSGVLSLSRCELFEAGFPSDFLHLNDPSCGGDIQDDRVVFTFDNRFRICGTTMKSNATHLIYENTVRMAEGVYSGSVISRDSWLDVKFSCVYPLIQSISMSMSIYSKESVVSKILPGTESAYQLRLVTYPNSSFITPYSGNITIEVNQQVFIAVEADGIDSSQFATVLDSCWATPYNDINYPVRWDLIINECPNEKDGTVEVLQNGIWTASHFSFRMFTFTNLSNSIFLHCQVHLCPRMSGQCSQPCNKNDDDDKFRGRRRRSVDFHDKASISMSF; encoded by the exons ATGGGGTATCCACCTTCACTGTGTTTGGCTGCCCTGCTCTTCCTGA ACATAGTCACCACAAATGGACTCCCCGCAACCACAGTTCAAACCACAAATTTGATGG GTACCACCACTGGAAACCGCACAACCACAGTTCAATCCACAGGGTTAacag GCACCACACCTGGAAGCCCCACAACCACAGTTCCATCCACAGTTTTTACAG GCCCCACAACTGGACGACCCACAACTACAGTTCAATCCACAGGTTTAACAA GCCCCACAACTGGGCGACCCACAACTACAGTTCAATCCACAGGTTTGACAA GCACCACAACTGGACGCCCCACAACCACAGTTCAATCCACAGGTTTGACAA GCACCACATCTGGAAGCCCCACAAGCACAGTTCAATCCACAGTTTTTACAG GCACCACAACTGGGCGACCCACAACTACAGTTCAATCCACTGGTTTGACAA GCACCACAACTGGACGCCCCACAACTACAGTTCAATCCACAGGTTTGACAA GCCCGACAACTGGAAGCCCCACAACCACAGTTCAATCCACAGTTTTTACAG ACACCACAACTGGACGCCCCACAACTACAGATCAATCTACAGTTTTTACAG CCTGTTCAGCTTTGAACTGCACTGCCAGAGAAGAGTGCAAGGCGAGAAGTGGAATTTATGGCTGTGCCTGTGCGAACAACAATCCAAGATTTAATGCTGCcacttttg ATGCCTACAACTACTGTAACAGCAGTTCTGGGGTGCTGTCACTCTCTCGCTGTGAGCTCTTCGAGGCTGGATTTCCTTCAGACTTCCTTCACCTCAATGATCCTAGTTGTGGAGGGGATATCCAGGATGACAGAGTGGTGTTCACTTTCGACAACAGGTTTAGGATCTGTGGCACAACAATGAAG AGTAACGCAACACACTTAATCTACGAGAACACTGTTCGGATGGCAGAAGGTGTTTATTCAGGTAGTGTGATCAGTCGTGACAGCTGGCTGGACGTGAAATTCTCCTGTGTGTATCCACTCATCCAGAGCATCTCTATGTCCATGTCTATTTACTCCAAGGAAAG tgttgtgtccAAAATACTGCCAGGTACTGAGAGCGCATATCAGCTCCGTCTGGTGACCTACCCCAATTCTTCATTCATTACTCCCTATTCCGGAAATATTACGATTGAAGTAAACCAGCAGGTCTTCATAGCTGTGGAGGCTGATGGAATTGACAGTTCACAGTTTGCTACTGTGCTGGACAGCTGCTGGGCCACTCCCTACAACGACATCAACTATCCTGTTCGCTGGGATCTGATCATTAATGA GTGTCCCAACGAGAAAGATGGCACAGTGGAGGTGCTGCAGAATGGAATCTGGACAGCCAGTCACTTCTCTTTCAGGATGTTCACCTTCACTAACCTATCTAACAGCATCTTCCTGCACTGTCAGGTGCACCTGTGCCCGCGTATGAGTGGTCAGTGCTCTCAG CCATGTAATAAAAATGATGACGATGATAAATTCAGAGGAAGACGTCGCAGATCTGTGGACTTCCACGACAAAGCTTCTATCAGCATGAGCTTCTAA
- the LOC103024156 gene encoding pancreatic secretory granule membrane major glycoprotein GP2 isoform X20: MGYPPSLCLAALLFLNIVTTNGLPATTVQTTNLMGTTTGNRTTTVQSTGLTGTTPGSPTTTVPSTVFTGPTTGRPTTTVQSTGLTSPTTGRPTTTVQSTGLTSTTTGRPTTTVQSTGLTSTTSGSPTSTVQSTVFTGTTTGRPTTTIQTTGLTSTTTGRPTTTVQSTGLTSTTTGRPTTTVQSTGLTSPTTGSPTTTVQSTVFTDTTTGRPTTTDQSTVFTACSALNCTAREECKARSGIYGCACANNNPRFNAATFDAYNYCNSSSGVLSLSRCELFEAGFPSDFLHLNDPSCGGDIQDDRVVFTFDNRFRICGTTMKSNATHLIYENTVRMAEGVYSGSVISRDSWLDVKFSCVYPLIQSISMSMSIYSKESVVSKILPGTESAYQLRLVTYPNSSFITPYSGNITIEVNQQVFIAVEADGIDSSQFATVLDSCWATPYNDINYPVRWDLIINECPNEKDGTVEVLQNGIWTASHFSFRMFTFTNLSNSIFLHCQVHLCPRMSGQCSQPCNKNDDDDKFRGRRRRSVDFHDKASISMSF; encoded by the exons ATGGGGTATCCACCTTCACTGTGTTTGGCTGCCCTGCTCTTCCTGA ACATAGTCACCACAAATGGACTCCCCGCAACCACAGTTCAAACCACAAATTTGATGG GTACCACCACTGGAAACCGCACAACCACAGTTCAATCCACAGGGTTAacag GCACCACACCTGGAAGCCCCACAACCACAGTTCCATCCACAGTTTTTACAG GCCCCACAACTGGACGACCCACAACTACAGTTCAATCCACAGGTTTAACAA GCCCCACAACTGGGCGACCCACAACTACAGTTCAATCCACAGGTTTGACAA GCACCACAACTGGACGCCCCACAACCACAGTTCAATCCACAGGTTTGACAA GCACCACATCTGGAAGCCCCACAAGCACAGTTCAATCCACAGTTTTTACAG GCACCACAACTGGACGCCCCACAACCACAATTCAAACCACAGGTTTGACGa GCACCACAACTGGGCGACCCACAACTACAGTTCAATCCACTGGTTTGACAA GCACCACAACTGGACGCCCCACAACTACAGTTCAATCCACAGGTTTGACAA GCCCGACAACTGGAAGCCCCACAACCACAGTTCAATCCACAGTTTTTACAG ACACCACAACTGGACGCCCCACAACTACAGATCAATCTACAGTTTTTACAG CCTGTTCAGCTTTGAACTGCACTGCCAGAGAAGAGTGCAAGGCGAGAAGTGGAATTTATGGCTGTGCCTGTGCGAACAACAATCCAAGATTTAATGCTGCcacttttg ATGCCTACAACTACTGTAACAGCAGTTCTGGGGTGCTGTCACTCTCTCGCTGTGAGCTCTTCGAGGCTGGATTTCCTTCAGACTTCCTTCACCTCAATGATCCTAGTTGTGGAGGGGATATCCAGGATGACAGAGTGGTGTTCACTTTCGACAACAGGTTTAGGATCTGTGGCACAACAATGAAG AGTAACGCAACACACTTAATCTACGAGAACACTGTTCGGATGGCAGAAGGTGTTTATTCAGGTAGTGTGATCAGTCGTGACAGCTGGCTGGACGTGAAATTCTCCTGTGTGTATCCACTCATCCAGAGCATCTCTATGTCCATGTCTATTTACTCCAAGGAAAG tgttgtgtccAAAATACTGCCAGGTACTGAGAGCGCATATCAGCTCCGTCTGGTGACCTACCCCAATTCTTCATTCATTACTCCCTATTCCGGAAATATTACGATTGAAGTAAACCAGCAGGTCTTCATAGCTGTGGAGGCTGATGGAATTGACAGTTCACAGTTTGCTACTGTGCTGGACAGCTGCTGGGCCACTCCCTACAACGACATCAACTATCCTGTTCGCTGGGATCTGATCATTAATGA GTGTCCCAACGAGAAAGATGGCACAGTGGAGGTGCTGCAGAATGGAATCTGGACAGCCAGTCACTTCTCTTTCAGGATGTTCACCTTCACTAACCTATCTAACAGCATCTTCCTGCACTGTCAGGTGCACCTGTGCCCGCGTATGAGTGGTCAGTGCTCTCAG CCATGTAATAAAAATGATGACGATGATAAATTCAGAGGAAGACGTCGCAGATCTGTGGACTTCCACGACAAAGCTTCTATCAGCATGAGCTTCTAA
- the LOC103024156 gene encoding pancreatic secretory granule membrane major glycoprotein GP2 isoform X8 has product MGYPPSLCLAALLFLNIVTTNGLPATTVQTTNLMGTTTGNRTTTVQSTGLTGTTPGSPTTTVPSTVFTGPTTGRPTTTVQSTGLTSTTTGRPTTTVQSTGLTSTTSGSPTSTVQSTVFTGTTTGRPTTTIQTTGLTSTTTGRPTTTVQSTGLTSTTTGRPTTTVQSTGLTSTTSGSPTSTVQSTVFTGTTTGRPTTTVQTTGLTSTTTGRPTTTVQSTGLTSPTTGSPTTTVQSTVFTDTTTGRPTTTDQSTVFTACSALNCTAREECKARSGIYGCACANNNPRFNAATFDAYNYCNSSSGVLSLSRCELFEAGFPSDFLHLNDPSCGGDIQDDRVVFTFDNRFRICGTTMKSNATHLIYENTVRMAEGVYSGSVISRDSWLDVKFSCVYPLIQSISMSMSIYSKESVVSKILPGTESAYQLRLVTYPNSSFITPYSGNITIEVNQQVFIAVEADGIDSSQFATVLDSCWATPYNDINYPVRWDLIINECPNEKDGTVEVLQNGIWTASHFSFRMFTFTNLSNSIFLHCQVHLCPRMSGQCSQPCNKNDDDDKFRGRRRRSVDFHDKASISMSF; this is encoded by the exons ATGGGGTATCCACCTTCACTGTGTTTGGCTGCCCTGCTCTTCCTGA ACATAGTCACCACAAATGGACTCCCCGCAACCACAGTTCAAACCACAAATTTGATGG GTACCACCACTGGAAACCGCACAACCACAGTTCAATCCACAGGGTTAacag GCACCACACCTGGAAGCCCCACAACCACAGTTCCATCCACAGTTTTTACAG GCCCCACAACTGGGCGACCCACAACTACAGTTCAATCCACAGGTTTGACAA GCACCACAACTGGACGCCCCACAACCACAGTTCAATCCACAGGTTTGACAA GCACCACATCTGGAAGCCCCACAAGCACAGTTCAATCCACAGTTTTTACAG GCACCACAACTGGACGCCCCACAACCACAATTCAAACCACAGGTTTGACGa GCACCACAACTGGGCGACCCACAACTACAGTTCAATCCACTGGTTTGACAA GCACCACAACTGGACGCCCCACAACCACAGTTCAATCCACAGGTTTGACAA GCACCACATCTGGAAGCCCCACAAGCACAGTTCAATCCACAGTTTTTACAG GCACCACAACTGGACGCCCCACAACCACAGTTCAAACCACAGGTTTGACGa GCACCACAACTGGACGCCCCACAACTACAGTTCAATCCACAGGTTTGACAA GCCCGACAACTGGAAGCCCCACAACCACAGTTCAATCCACAGTTTTTACAG ACACCACAACTGGACGCCCCACAACTACAGATCAATCTACAGTTTTTACAG CCTGTTCAGCTTTGAACTGCACTGCCAGAGAAGAGTGCAAGGCGAGAAGTGGAATTTATGGCTGTGCCTGTGCGAACAACAATCCAAGATTTAATGCTGCcacttttg ATGCCTACAACTACTGTAACAGCAGTTCTGGGGTGCTGTCACTCTCTCGCTGTGAGCTCTTCGAGGCTGGATTTCCTTCAGACTTCCTTCACCTCAATGATCCTAGTTGTGGAGGGGATATCCAGGATGACAGAGTGGTGTTCACTTTCGACAACAGGTTTAGGATCTGTGGCACAACAATGAAG AGTAACGCAACACACTTAATCTACGAGAACACTGTTCGGATGGCAGAAGGTGTTTATTCAGGTAGTGTGATCAGTCGTGACAGCTGGCTGGACGTGAAATTCTCCTGTGTGTATCCACTCATCCAGAGCATCTCTATGTCCATGTCTATTTACTCCAAGGAAAG tgttgtgtccAAAATACTGCCAGGTACTGAGAGCGCATATCAGCTCCGTCTGGTGACCTACCCCAATTCTTCATTCATTACTCCCTATTCCGGAAATATTACGATTGAAGTAAACCAGCAGGTCTTCATAGCTGTGGAGGCTGATGGAATTGACAGTTCACAGTTTGCTACTGTGCTGGACAGCTGCTGGGCCACTCCCTACAACGACATCAACTATCCTGTTCGCTGGGATCTGATCATTAATGA GTGTCCCAACGAGAAAGATGGCACAGTGGAGGTGCTGCAGAATGGAATCTGGACAGCCAGTCACTTCTCTTTCAGGATGTTCACCTTCACTAACCTATCTAACAGCATCTTCCTGCACTGTCAGGTGCACCTGTGCCCGCGTATGAGTGGTCAGTGCTCTCAG CCATGTAATAAAAATGATGACGATGATAAATTCAGAGGAAGACGTCGCAGATCTGTGGACTTCCACGACAAAGCTTCTATCAGCATGAGCTTCTAA
- the LOC103024156 gene encoding pancreatic secretory granule membrane major glycoprotein GP2 isoform X14, with product MGYPPSLCLAALLFLNIVTTNGLPATTVQTTNLMGTTTGNRTTTVQSTGLTGTTPGSPTTTVPSTVFTGPTTGRPTTTVQSTGLTSPTTGRPTTTVQSTGLTSTTTGRPTTTVQSTGLTSTTSGSPTSTVQSTVFTGTTTGRPTTTIQTTGLTSTTTGRPTTTVQSTGLTSTTTGRPTTTVQTTGLTSTTTGRPTTTVQSTGLTSPTTGSPTTTVQSTVFTDTTTGRPTTTDQSTVFTACSALNCTAREECKARSGIYGCACANNNPRFNAATFDAYNYCNSSSGVLSLSRCELFEAGFPSDFLHLNDPSCGGDIQDDRVVFTFDNRFRICGTTMKSNATHLIYENTVRMAEGVYSGSVISRDSWLDVKFSCVYPLIQSISMSMSIYSKESVVSKILPGTESAYQLRLVTYPNSSFITPYSGNITIEVNQQVFIAVEADGIDSSQFATVLDSCWATPYNDINYPVRWDLIINECPNEKDGTVEVLQNGIWTASHFSFRMFTFTNLSNSIFLHCQVHLCPRMSGQCSQPCNKNDDDDKFRGRRRRSVDFHDKASISMSF from the exons ATGGGGTATCCACCTTCACTGTGTTTGGCTGCCCTGCTCTTCCTGA ACATAGTCACCACAAATGGACTCCCCGCAACCACAGTTCAAACCACAAATTTGATGG GTACCACCACTGGAAACCGCACAACCACAGTTCAATCCACAGGGTTAacag GCACCACACCTGGAAGCCCCACAACCACAGTTCCATCCACAGTTTTTACAG GCCCCACAACTGGACGACCCACAACTACAGTTCAATCCACAGGTTTAACAA GCCCCACAACTGGGCGACCCACAACTACAGTTCAATCCACAGGTTTGACAA GCACCACAACTGGACGCCCCACAACCACAGTTCAATCCACAGGTTTGACAA GCACCACATCTGGAAGCCCCACAAGCACAGTTCAATCCACAGTTTTTACAG GCACCACAACTGGACGCCCCACAACCACAATTCAAACCACAGGTTTGACGa GCACCACAACTGGGCGACCCACAACTACAGTTCAATCCACTGGTTTGACAA GCACCACAACTGGACGCCCCACAACCACAGTTCAAACCACAGGTTTGACGa GCACCACAACTGGACGCCCCACAACTACAGTTCAATCCACAGGTTTGACAA GCCCGACAACTGGAAGCCCCACAACCACAGTTCAATCCACAGTTTTTACAG ACACCACAACTGGACGCCCCACAACTACAGATCAATCTACAGTTTTTACAG CCTGTTCAGCTTTGAACTGCACTGCCAGAGAAGAGTGCAAGGCGAGAAGTGGAATTTATGGCTGTGCCTGTGCGAACAACAATCCAAGATTTAATGCTGCcacttttg ATGCCTACAACTACTGTAACAGCAGTTCTGGGGTGCTGTCACTCTCTCGCTGTGAGCTCTTCGAGGCTGGATTTCCTTCAGACTTCCTTCACCTCAATGATCCTAGTTGTGGAGGGGATATCCAGGATGACAGAGTGGTGTTCACTTTCGACAACAGGTTTAGGATCTGTGGCACAACAATGAAG AGTAACGCAACACACTTAATCTACGAGAACACTGTTCGGATGGCAGAAGGTGTTTATTCAGGTAGTGTGATCAGTCGTGACAGCTGGCTGGACGTGAAATTCTCCTGTGTGTATCCACTCATCCAGAGCATCTCTATGTCCATGTCTATTTACTCCAAGGAAAG tgttgtgtccAAAATACTGCCAGGTACTGAGAGCGCATATCAGCTCCGTCTGGTGACCTACCCCAATTCTTCATTCATTACTCCCTATTCCGGAAATATTACGATTGAAGTAAACCAGCAGGTCTTCATAGCTGTGGAGGCTGATGGAATTGACAGTTCACAGTTTGCTACTGTGCTGGACAGCTGCTGGGCCACTCCCTACAACGACATCAACTATCCTGTTCGCTGGGATCTGATCATTAATGA GTGTCCCAACGAGAAAGATGGCACAGTGGAGGTGCTGCAGAATGGAATCTGGACAGCCAGTCACTTCTCTTTCAGGATGTTCACCTTCACTAACCTATCTAACAGCATCTTCCTGCACTGTCAGGTGCACCTGTGCCCGCGTATGAGTGGTCAGTGCTCTCAG CCATGTAATAAAAATGATGACGATGATAAATTCAGAGGAAGACGTCGCAGATCTGTGGACTTCCACGACAAAGCTTCTATCAGCATGAGCTTCTAA
- the LOC103024156 gene encoding pancreatic secretory granule membrane major glycoprotein GP2 isoform X3, which produces MGYPPSLCLAALLFLNIVTTNGLPATTVQTTNLMGTTTGNRTTTVQSTGLTGTTPGSPTTTVPSTVFTGPTTGRPTTTVQSTGLTSPTTGRPTTTVQSTGLTSTTSGSPTSTVQSTVFTGTTTGRPTTTIQTTGLTSTTTGRPTTTVQSTGLTSTTTGRPTTTVQSTGLTSTTSGSPTSTVQSTVFTGTTTGRPTTTVQTTGLTSTTTGRPTTTVQSTGLTSPTTGSPTTTVQSTVFTDTTTGRPTTTDQSTVFTACSALNCTAREECKARSGIYGCACANNNPRFNAATFDAYNYCNSSSGVLSLSRCELFEAGFPSDFLHLNDPSCGGDIQDDRVVFTFDNRFRICGTTMKSNATHLIYENTVRMAEGVYSGSVISRDSWLDVKFSCVYPLIQSISMSMSIYSKESVVSKILPGTESAYQLRLVTYPNSSFITPYSGNITIEVNQQVFIAVEADGIDSSQFATVLDSCWATPYNDINYPVRWDLIINECPNEKDGTVEVLQNGIWTASHFSFRMFTFTNLSNSIFLHCQVHLCPRMSGQCSQPCNKNDDDDKFRGRRRRSVDFHDKASISMSF; this is translated from the exons ATGGGGTATCCACCTTCACTGTGTTTGGCTGCCCTGCTCTTCCTGA ACATAGTCACCACAAATGGACTCCCCGCAACCACAGTTCAAACCACAAATTTGATGG GTACCACCACTGGAAACCGCACAACCACAGTTCAATCCACAGGGTTAacag GCACCACACCTGGAAGCCCCACAACCACAGTTCCATCCACAGTTTTTACAG GCCCCACAACTGGACGACCCACAACTACAGTTCAATCCACAGGTTTAACAA GCCCCACAACTGGGCGACCCACAACTACAGTTCAATCCACAGGTTTGACAA GCACCACATCTGGAAGCCCCACAAGCACAGTTCAATCCACAGTTTTTACAG GCACCACAACTGGACGCCCCACAACCACAATTCAAACCACAGGTTTGACGa GCACCACAACTGGGCGACCCACAACTACAGTTCAATCCACTGGTTTGACAA GCACCACAACTGGACGCCCCACAACCACAGTTCAATCCACAGGTTTGACAA GCACCACATCTGGAAGCCCCACAAGCACAGTTCAATCCACAGTTTTTACAG GCACCACAACTGGACGCCCCACAACCACAGTTCAAACCACAGGTTTGACGa GCACCACAACTGGACGCCCCACAACTACAGTTCAATCCACAGGTTTGACAA GCCCGACAACTGGAAGCCCCACAACCACAGTTCAATCCACAGTTTTTACAG ACACCACAACTGGACGCCCCACAACTACAGATCAATCTACAGTTTTTACAG CCTGTTCAGCTTTGAACTGCACTGCCAGAGAAGAGTGCAAGGCGAGAAGTGGAATTTATGGCTGTGCCTGTGCGAACAACAATCCAAGATTTAATGCTGCcacttttg ATGCCTACAACTACTGTAACAGCAGTTCTGGGGTGCTGTCACTCTCTCGCTGTGAGCTCTTCGAGGCTGGATTTCCTTCAGACTTCCTTCACCTCAATGATCCTAGTTGTGGAGGGGATATCCAGGATGACAGAGTGGTGTTCACTTTCGACAACAGGTTTAGGATCTGTGGCACAACAATGAAG AGTAACGCAACACACTTAATCTACGAGAACACTGTTCGGATGGCAGAAGGTGTTTATTCAGGTAGTGTGATCAGTCGTGACAGCTGGCTGGACGTGAAATTCTCCTGTGTGTATCCACTCATCCAGAGCATCTCTATGTCCATGTCTATTTACTCCAAGGAAAG tgttgtgtccAAAATACTGCCAGGTACTGAGAGCGCATATCAGCTCCGTCTGGTGACCTACCCCAATTCTTCATTCATTACTCCCTATTCCGGAAATATTACGATTGAAGTAAACCAGCAGGTCTTCATAGCTGTGGAGGCTGATGGAATTGACAGTTCACAGTTTGCTACTGTGCTGGACAGCTGCTGGGCCACTCCCTACAACGACATCAACTATCCTGTTCGCTGGGATCTGATCATTAATGA GTGTCCCAACGAGAAAGATGGCACAGTGGAGGTGCTGCAGAATGGAATCTGGACAGCCAGTCACTTCTCTTTCAGGATGTTCACCTTCACTAACCTATCTAACAGCATCTTCCTGCACTGTCAGGTGCACCTGTGCCCGCGTATGAGTGGTCAGTGCTCTCAG CCATGTAATAAAAATGATGACGATGATAAATTCAGAGGAAGACGTCGCAGATCTGTGGACTTCCACGACAAAGCTTCTATCAGCATGAGCTTCTAA
- the LOC103024156 gene encoding pancreatic secretory granule membrane major glycoprotein GP2 isoform X15, translating into MGYPPSLCLAALLFLNIVTTNGLPATTVQTTNLMGTTTGNRTTTVQSTGLTGTTPGSPTTTVPSTVFTGPTTGRPTTTVQSTGLTSPTTGRPTTTVQSTGLTSTTTGRPTTTVQSTGLTSTTSGSPTSTVQSTVFTGTTTGRPTTTIQTTGLTSTTTGRPTTTVQSTGLTSTTSGSPTSTVQSTVFTGTTTGRPTTTVQSTGLTSPTTGSPTTTVQSTVFTDTTTGRPTTTDQSTVFTACSALNCTAREECKARSGIYGCACANNNPRFNAATFDAYNYCNSSSGVLSLSRCELFEAGFPSDFLHLNDPSCGGDIQDDRVVFTFDNRFRICGTTMKSNATHLIYENTVRMAEGVYSGSVISRDSWLDVKFSCVYPLIQSISMSMSIYSKESVVSKILPGTESAYQLRLVTYPNSSFITPYSGNITIEVNQQVFIAVEADGIDSSQFATVLDSCWATPYNDINYPVRWDLIINECPNEKDGTVEVLQNGIWTASHFSFRMFTFTNLSNSIFLHCQVHLCPRMSGQCSQPCNKNDDDDKFRGRRRRSVDFHDKASISMSF; encoded by the exons ATGGGGTATCCACCTTCACTGTGTTTGGCTGCCCTGCTCTTCCTGA ACATAGTCACCACAAATGGACTCCCCGCAACCACAGTTCAAACCACAAATTTGATGG GTACCACCACTGGAAACCGCACAACCACAGTTCAATCCACAGGGTTAacag GCACCACACCTGGAAGCCCCACAACCACAGTTCCATCCACAGTTTTTACAG GCCCCACAACTGGACGACCCACAACTACAGTTCAATCCACAGGTTTAACAA GCCCCACAACTGGGCGACCCACAACTACAGTTCAATCCACAGGTTTGACAA GCACCACAACTGGACGCCCCACAACCACAGTTCAATCCACAGGTTTGACAA GCACCACATCTGGAAGCCCCACAAGCACAGTTCAATCCACAGTTTTTACAG GCACCACAACTGGACGCCCCACAACCACAATTCAAACCACAGGTTTGACGa GCACCACAACTGGGCGACCCACAACTACAGTTCAATCCACTGGTTTGACAA GCACCACATCTGGAAGCCCCACAAGCACAGTTCAATCCACAGTTTTTACAG GCACCACAACTGGACGCCCCACAACTACAGTTCAATCCACAGGTTTGACAA GCCCGACAACTGGAAGCCCCACAACCACAGTTCAATCCACAGTTTTTACAG ACACCACAACTGGACGCCCCACAACTACAGATCAATCTACAGTTTTTACAG CCTGTTCAGCTTTGAACTGCACTGCCAGAGAAGAGTGCAAGGCGAGAAGTGGAATTTATGGCTGTGCCTGTGCGAACAACAATCCAAGATTTAATGCTGCcacttttg ATGCCTACAACTACTGTAACAGCAGTTCTGGGGTGCTGTCACTCTCTCGCTGTGAGCTCTTCGAGGCTGGATTTCCTTCAGACTTCCTTCACCTCAATGATCCTAGTTGTGGAGGGGATATCCAGGATGACAGAGTGGTGTTCACTTTCGACAACAGGTTTAGGATCTGTGGCACAACAATGAAG AGTAACGCAACACACTTAATCTACGAGAACACTGTTCGGATGGCAGAAGGTGTTTATTCAGGTAGTGTGATCAGTCGTGACAGCTGGCTGGACGTGAAATTCTCCTGTGTGTATCCACTCATCCAGAGCATCTCTATGTCCATGTCTATTTACTCCAAGGAAAG tgttgtgtccAAAATACTGCCAGGTACTGAGAGCGCATATCAGCTCCGTCTGGTGACCTACCCCAATTCTTCATTCATTACTCCCTATTCCGGAAATATTACGATTGAAGTAAACCAGCAGGTCTTCATAGCTGTGGAGGCTGATGGAATTGACAGTTCACAGTTTGCTACTGTGCTGGACAGCTGCTGGGCCACTCCCTACAACGACATCAACTATCCTGTTCGCTGGGATCTGATCATTAATGA GTGTCCCAACGAGAAAGATGGCACAGTGGAGGTGCTGCAGAATGGAATCTGGACAGCCAGTCACTTCTCTTTCAGGATGTTCACCTTCACTAACCTATCTAACAGCATCTTCCTGCACTGTCAGGTGCACCTGTGCCCGCGTATGAGTGGTCAGTGCTCTCAG CCATGTAATAAAAATGATGACGATGATAAATTCAGAGGAAGACGTCGCAGATCTGTGGACTTCCACGACAAAGCTTCTATCAGCATGAGCTTCTAA